The Musa acuminata AAA Group cultivar baxijiao chromosome BXJ1-3, Cavendish_Baxijiao_AAA, whole genome shotgun sequence genome window below encodes:
- the LOC103979272 gene encoding regulator of telomere elongation helicase 1 homolog isoform X2: MAVLGSREQMCIHDEVRLLRGRAQNNACHYLCKKRLCPHQPGVSEYMKKHHELGNEPFDIEDLVNTGRTMGLCPYYISRELHKVVDILFAPYNYLIDPGNRRSLSGIQWNNAVLIFDEAHNLESICADAASFDLPSGYLTACISEAKQCVDLCIKRRVIEKSADKEFDPENYAILRALLLKLETRIAEVAIESRELGFTRPGDYIYEFLSDLNITYETANMLIDTIDNAALLLEEGNTSGAGTGIKMKGAVCRLESIRNMLNIIFRDGGKDHAKFYRFHVQESQLSITDSLKGKVSRTLSWWCFNPGLAMQQFERLGVCSIILTSGTLSPLDSFALELNLEFPVRLENPHVITPNQVWVGVVPSGPSSQPFNSSYKNRDSLEYKQELGNSIVNFARIVPDGLLVFFPSYYMMDQCIECWKDMGHASSSDFSTIWERISKYKQPIIEPKQSSLFPRAIEDFESKIRDNTTSGAIFFAVCRGKVSEGLDFADRAGRAVVVTGLPFSTKTDPKVRLKRDYLDHYATSQKKQSKVLTGEEWYVQQAARAVNQAVGRVIRHCHDYGAIVFCDERFAQQNWQCQMSYWLRPHIKCYPKFGDVVFTLTRFFRDKDFCDLKPKLAKSCTKEQMFVAEKSLMPLEKTLSLKSITSLAPNTEHCSRKSLSSVLSTNTSSGFDHLGQIVPANRSSVSNELGFCSTLQRSVNHFCHKKRLPFKEGISKNIQYQDTVVIDLANDTSSSEQACEVAFAATSAKRPKTLEPVDNVECQKDTDSKWPADFGSSTSVRLTQHVHTVKETFQQPTSHKEKHNTSIPCTDKTSGSAFLMQVQEKLTVAEYKEFVGFMKALKSKTMKITPLLESIAKLFSSPGRFSLLERFKDFVPAKYHPIYEQLLRVHGTNNDV, translated from the exons AGTACATGAAGAAACATCATGAACTTGGAAATGAGCCTTTTGACATCGAAGACTTGGTTAATACTGGGAGAACCATGGGGCT ATGCCCATATTACATATCTAGAGAGCTTCACAAGGTTGTTGATATTCTGTTTGCCCCTTACAACTATCTTATTGATCCTGGAAACCGGCGATCTTTATCAGGCATTCAGTGGAACAATGCAGTTCTTATATTTGATGAAGCACATAACCTG GAGAGTATATGTGCTGATGCAGCTTCATTCGACTTGCCTTCTGGTTACCTCACTGCTTGCATTTCTGAAGCAAAACAATGTGTTGACTTGTGTATTAAAAGGAGGGTAATTGAAAAATCAGCTGATAAAGAGTTTGACCCAGAAAATTATGCTATTCTCAGAG CTCTTCTACTGAAGCTTGAAACACGTATTGCTGAGGTGGCTATTGAGTCCAGAGAATTGGGTTTCACTCGACCTGGAGACTACATTTATGAGTTTCTTTCTGATCTGAACATCACATATGAGACAGCAAATATGCTTATTGATACGATTGACAATGCTGCTCTGCTTCTTGAGGAGG GGAATACGTCTGGGGCCGGAACAGGAATCAAAATGAAGGGGGCAGTCTGCAGGTTAGAGAGCATCAGGAATATGCTTAATATTATCTTCCGAGATGGTGGGAAGGATCATGCAAAATTTTATCGT TTTCATGTGCAGGAATCTCAACTAAGCATTACAGATTCTCTAAAAG GAAAGGTGTCAAGAACACTTAGTTGGTGGTGTTTTAACCCAGGGCTTGCCATGCAACAGTTTGAAAGGTTGGGTGTATGCTCTATCATACTGACATCTGGCACTTTGTCTCCTCTAGACTCGTTTGCCTTGGAGCTGAACTT AGAATTTCCAGTCAGGTTGGAGAATCCCCATGTTATAACTCCTAATCAAGTGTGGGTTGGAGTTGTGCCAAGTGGTCCATctagtcaaccatttaattcttcaTACAAAAATCGTGATTCTCTAGAATATAAGCAAGAACTTGGTAATTCTATAG TTAATTTTGCTCGCATAGTGCCGGATGGCTtacttgtattcttcccttcataTTATATGATGGATCAGTGCATTGAATGCTGGAAAGACATG GGTCACGCAAGCTCAAGCGATTTTAGCACAATCTGGGAAAGAATTTCCAAATACAAACAACCTATTATAGAGCCCAAACAATCATCACTTTTTCCACGTGCAATTGAG GACTTTGAGTCAAAAATACGTGATAATACCACTTCAGGGGCCATATTTTTTGCAGTTTGTCGTGGCAAA GTTAGTGAAGGTCTTGATTTTGCTGACCGGGCTGGGAGAGCTGTGGTAGTTACTGGCCTGCCTTTTTCTACAAAGACTGATCCCAAG GTTCGTCTCAAGCGTGATTACTTGGATCACTATGCTACATCGCAAAAGAAACAATCTAAG GTTCTCACTGGCGAGGAGTGGTATGTCCAGCAAGCTGCAAGGGCTGTGAATCAGGCTGTTGGCCGTGTCATTAGACATTGTCATGATTATGGAGCAATTGTTTTCTGCGATGAAAG GTTTGCTCAACAAAATTGGCAGTGTCAAATGTCATACTGGCTCCGTCCTCATATCAAG TGCTATCCCAAGTTTGGGGATGTAGTTTTCACATTGACTAGATTCTTTCGAGACAAAGACTTTTGCGACTTGAAACCAAAACTAGCTAAAAGCTGCACTAAGG AGCAAATGTTCGTGGCAGAGAAATCTTTGATGCCTCTGGAGAAGACCTTATCATTGAAGTCTATCACCTCCTTG GCGCCTAATACTGAACATTGCTCCAGAAAGTCACTGTCATCTGTGCTCTCAACTAACACAAGTAGTGGTTTTGATCATTTGGGGCAAATAGTTCCCGCCAACCGTTCATCGGTTTCTAATGAACTTGGGTTCTGCTCGACCTTGCAACGTTCAGTAAATCACTTCTGCCATAAAAAGAGATTACCATTCAAGGAAGGAATATCTAAAAATATTCAGTATCAGGATACTGTAGTGATTGATTTGGCAAATGATACATCATCGAGTGAACAAGCATGTGAGGTTGCATTTGCAGCTACTTCTGCAAAAAGGCCTAAAACATTGGAACCGGTTGATAATGTTGAATGTCAAAAAGATACAGATTCAAAGTG GCCTGCAGATTTTGGGAGTTCTACCAGTGTTAGGCTGACGCAACATGTTCACACTGTGAAAGAAACTTTTCAGCAACCAACATCACATAAGGAGAAGCATAATACCTCTATACCTTGTACTGATAAAACTAGTGGTTCTGCTTTTCTAATGCAG GTTCAAGAAAAGCTTACTGTTGCAGAATATAAGGAGTTTGTGGGCTTCATGAAGGCATTAAAATCCAAAACAATGAAAATTACACCTTTGCTGGAGTCCATTGCAAAGTTATTTTCAAGTCCTGGGAGATTTTCTCTTCTCGAGAG GTTCAAGGATTTTGTTCCTGCAAAATATCATCCCATTTATGAGCAGCTTCTTAGAGTTCATGGCACGAACAATGATGT ATGA
- the LOC103979272 gene encoding regulator of telomere elongation helicase 1 homolog isoform X3: MNLEMSLLTSKTWLILGEPWGCRCPYYISRELHKVVDILFAPYNYLIDPGNRRSLSGIQWNNAVLIFDEAHNLESICADAASFDLPSGYLTACISEAKQCVDLCIKRRVIEKSADKEFDPENYAILRALLLKLETRIAEVAIESRELGFTRPGDYIYEFLSDLNITYETANMLIDTIDNAALLLEEGNTSGAGTGIKMKGAVCRLESIRNMLNIIFRDGGKDHAKFYRFHVQESQLSITDSLKGKVSRTLSWWCFNPGLAMQQFERLGVCSIILTSGTLSPLDSFALELNLEFPVRLENPHVITPNQVWVGVVPSGPSSQPFNSSYKNRDSLEYKQELGNSIVNFARIVPDGLLVFFPSYYMMDQCIECWKDMGHASSSDFSTIWERISKYKQPIIEPKQSSLFPRAIEDFESKIRDNTTSGAIFFAVCRGKVSEGLDFADRAGRAVVVTGLPFSTKTDPKVRLKRDYLDHYATSQKKQSKVLTGEEWYVQQAARAVNQAVGRVIRHCHDYGAIVFCDERFAQQNWQCQMSYWLRPHIKCYPKFGDVVFTLTRFFRDKDFCDLKPKLAKSCTKEQMFVAEKSLMPLEKTLSLKSITSLAPNTEHCSRKSLSSVLSTNTSSGFDHLGQIVPANRSSVSNELGFCSTLQRSVNHFCHKKRLPFKEGISKNIQYQDTVVIDLANDTSSSEQACEVAFAATSAKRPKTLEPVDNVECQKDTDSKWPADFGSSTSVRLTQHVHTVKETFQQPTSHKEKHNTSIPCTDKTSGSAFLMQVQEKLTVAEYKEFVGFMKALKSKTMKITPLLESIAKLFSSPGRFSLLERFKDFVPAKYHPIYEQLLRVHGTNNDV; encoded by the exons ATGAACTTGGAAATGAGCCTTTTGACATCGAAGACTTGGTTAATACTGGGAGAACCATGGGGCTGTAG ATGCCCATATTACATATCTAGAGAGCTTCACAAGGTTGTTGATATTCTGTTTGCCCCTTACAACTATCTTATTGATCCTGGAAACCGGCGATCTTTATCAGGCATTCAGTGGAACAATGCAGTTCTTATATTTGATGAAGCACATAACCTG GAGAGTATATGTGCTGATGCAGCTTCATTCGACTTGCCTTCTGGTTACCTCACTGCTTGCATTTCTGAAGCAAAACAATGTGTTGACTTGTGTATTAAAAGGAGGGTAATTGAAAAATCAGCTGATAAAGAGTTTGACCCAGAAAATTATGCTATTCTCAGAG CTCTTCTACTGAAGCTTGAAACACGTATTGCTGAGGTGGCTATTGAGTCCAGAGAATTGGGTTTCACTCGACCTGGAGACTACATTTATGAGTTTCTTTCTGATCTGAACATCACATATGAGACAGCAAATATGCTTATTGATACGATTGACAATGCTGCTCTGCTTCTTGAGGAGG GGAATACGTCTGGGGCCGGAACAGGAATCAAAATGAAGGGGGCAGTCTGCAGGTTAGAGAGCATCAGGAATATGCTTAATATTATCTTCCGAGATGGTGGGAAGGATCATGCAAAATTTTATCGT TTTCATGTGCAGGAATCTCAACTAAGCATTACAGATTCTCTAAAAG GAAAGGTGTCAAGAACACTTAGTTGGTGGTGTTTTAACCCAGGGCTTGCCATGCAACAGTTTGAAAGGTTGGGTGTATGCTCTATCATACTGACATCTGGCACTTTGTCTCCTCTAGACTCGTTTGCCTTGGAGCTGAACTT AGAATTTCCAGTCAGGTTGGAGAATCCCCATGTTATAACTCCTAATCAAGTGTGGGTTGGAGTTGTGCCAAGTGGTCCATctagtcaaccatttaattcttcaTACAAAAATCGTGATTCTCTAGAATATAAGCAAGAACTTGGTAATTCTATAG TTAATTTTGCTCGCATAGTGCCGGATGGCTtacttgtattcttcccttcataTTATATGATGGATCAGTGCATTGAATGCTGGAAAGACATG GGTCACGCAAGCTCAAGCGATTTTAGCACAATCTGGGAAAGAATTTCCAAATACAAACAACCTATTATAGAGCCCAAACAATCATCACTTTTTCCACGTGCAATTGAG GACTTTGAGTCAAAAATACGTGATAATACCACTTCAGGGGCCATATTTTTTGCAGTTTGTCGTGGCAAA GTTAGTGAAGGTCTTGATTTTGCTGACCGGGCTGGGAGAGCTGTGGTAGTTACTGGCCTGCCTTTTTCTACAAAGACTGATCCCAAG GTTCGTCTCAAGCGTGATTACTTGGATCACTATGCTACATCGCAAAAGAAACAATCTAAG GTTCTCACTGGCGAGGAGTGGTATGTCCAGCAAGCTGCAAGGGCTGTGAATCAGGCTGTTGGCCGTGTCATTAGACATTGTCATGATTATGGAGCAATTGTTTTCTGCGATGAAAG GTTTGCTCAACAAAATTGGCAGTGTCAAATGTCATACTGGCTCCGTCCTCATATCAAG TGCTATCCCAAGTTTGGGGATGTAGTTTTCACATTGACTAGATTCTTTCGAGACAAAGACTTTTGCGACTTGAAACCAAAACTAGCTAAAAGCTGCACTAAGG AGCAAATGTTCGTGGCAGAGAAATCTTTGATGCCTCTGGAGAAGACCTTATCATTGAAGTCTATCACCTCCTTG GCGCCTAATACTGAACATTGCTCCAGAAAGTCACTGTCATCTGTGCTCTCAACTAACACAAGTAGTGGTTTTGATCATTTGGGGCAAATAGTTCCCGCCAACCGTTCATCGGTTTCTAATGAACTTGGGTTCTGCTCGACCTTGCAACGTTCAGTAAATCACTTCTGCCATAAAAAGAGATTACCATTCAAGGAAGGAATATCTAAAAATATTCAGTATCAGGATACTGTAGTGATTGATTTGGCAAATGATACATCATCGAGTGAACAAGCATGTGAGGTTGCATTTGCAGCTACTTCTGCAAAAAGGCCTAAAACATTGGAACCGGTTGATAATGTTGAATGTCAAAAAGATACAGATTCAAAGTG GCCTGCAGATTTTGGGAGTTCTACCAGTGTTAGGCTGACGCAACATGTTCACACTGTGAAAGAAACTTTTCAGCAACCAACATCACATAAGGAGAAGCATAATACCTCTATACCTTGTACTGATAAAACTAGTGGTTCTGCTTTTCTAATGCAG GTTCAAGAAAAGCTTACTGTTGCAGAATATAAGGAGTTTGTGGGCTTCATGAAGGCATTAAAATCCAAAACAATGAAAATTACACCTTTGCTGGAGTCCATTGCAAAGTTATTTTCAAGTCCTGGGAGATTTTCTCTTCTCGAGAG GTTCAAGGATTTTGTTCCTGCAAAATATCATCCCATTTATGAGCAGCTTCTTAGAGTTCATGGCACGAACAATGATGT ATGA